In the genome of Paenibacillus sp. GP183, the window AGCAAGCAGCACATCGCCGATGCCTCTTTGTACAAAGGTGTTAGTAGAATCACGGGCTCCCGAATCCAGTACAGGAACGTTTTTGAACAGGCTGGCAATAAATTCCTTGGCTTTGGCTTCATCATTATTGTTATTCTTAAGCGCATATTCCCATGCCGCCAAGTAGTTCCAACGCGCTCCGCCAGATGTTTTCGGATTTGGTGTAATTACCTGAATGCCTGGTTTGATAAGATCATTCCAGTCTTTAATTCCTTTGGGATTGCCTTTGCGTACGAGGAACACAATAGTAGAAGTGTAAGGTGTACTGTTGTCCTTCAATTTCTGCTGCCAGCCAGAATTGATGAAGCCTTTTGCTTGAATGGCATCAATGTCGGCAGCGAGAGCCAGTGTCACTACATCAGCTTCCAGGCCGTCAATAACGGATCTTGCTTGTTTACCGGAACCGCCATGCGATTGCTTGAAAGTCACTTTTTGTCCGGTAGTGGCAAGCCAGTTTTTTGCGAAAGCTTCATTGAATTTCACATAAAGCTCTCGAGTAGGATCATAAGACACGTTTAAGAGTTCAACGCTGGGCTTTGCCGCTTTGGCCGTTCCGCCAGCTGCATTGCTGGCTGCTGCCGTTGCGGAGGGATTTGTTTCTGCTTTGGAACCGCAAGCCGTAATCCCTACAAGGGAGGTAACTACTAATAATAACAAGCCGGTATTTTTGAACTTTTTCCACGATTGTTTAAGCTGGTAAGACATTTGAATACCCCTCTCCACGTTTGAACATTCTTTTTTTACATTATAATTAGCTTACCCTTTTTCAAGGTTTTGGCATCTCCTGAGGTCTGGTGGATAAATAAATAATTCCGATAAGATTACTAAGTTTTATTTATAAATCATATTAGCATCGCGCCTAATATGTGTCAATCCATTTTTAAAACTATAAAAGTCAATTTACAGATGAAATCTTGCTATCTTATTTGTTGGCACTTATCAAAAGCTCCATTGAGATTTATACTTATTCATGGAGGGATGTACATGGACTACCAAACTTTTGAGGCTGTATATCAGGCAATTGTAAACCACGATACGAAATATGATGGAAAATACTATACAGGTGTTAAGACAACAGGTATCTTTTGCAGGCCTTCCTGCCGATCACGAACCCCAAAGCGGGAAAATATTGAGCTGTATTCCTCCAGGGAAGCAGCGGCCAAAGCTGGATTCCGCGCATGCAAAAGATGCAGGCCCGACCACCCGAACCCAATGGGACCTGACGAGGACCTGTCTGAGCGTGTCCTTGCTTATACGGAAGCCCATTACGCTAAGCCCCTTACACTAAGCGAAATTGCCTCACACATGAATATCAGCCCTTTTCACATGCAGCGCGTGTTCAAAAGAGTCAAGGGCTTCACTCCAGCCGAACAGTTAACTCGGATCAGACTGAATAATGCCACAAAAATGCTTGCCCAAGTGGAACCAACCATCGAACAAATTGCCGAACGGGTCGGGTTTCGCAATCCGTCCCATTTCTCTTCCGTCTTTAAACGGGCTACAGGCGTCAGCCCCTCCGATTACCGCAAAAAACTTGCAAATGGAGATGATATAGAGTGAATCAATGTGTATATTGGGATCAATTTATGCCAGACAACTTTCAAGGAAAGCCATTTCACCTTGCTGCAACCTCCAAAGGCTTATGCCGCGTGATGTGGCCTAGTGAGAGCTTCGAAGATTTACAAGTATGGGCGGATAAATATCTCCCCGGGTATGCTTTAATTCATGAGCCGTCAATGCTGTCTAATTACGCTGAGCAGATTCGGGAGTACTTTGCAGGGCAGCGAAAAAGCTTTGATTTTCCTTTGGACATGCAGGGAACAGAGTTTCAAAAGCAGGTTTGGCAAGCGCTGACCCATATCCCATACGGATCAACCCGATCTTACTCGGAAATTGCCGACGCGATCAATCGCCCCAAAGCGGTTAGAGCGGTTGGCACAGCCAACAGTGTGAATCCGATATCACTCGTTGTTCCCTGTCATCGTGTGATTGGCAAAAATTCAACACTAACGGGTTTTAGAGGCGGTCTAGCCATGAAGGAGACCTTGCTGCAGCTTGAGGGATTTGATGCGTATGTAAACAAGGGGCATGAACGATACCAATTTTAAAAGTGAGAGCAAAATGGCAGGTAACCGGTGAGTCTTGCATAGGTCAGATGAAACTTTATTTTGAGAAGACGTATTTTACTGCTTATCGCGGGGGTTTACAGTTTGTCATTGACCCTTTATTCTCTATAATAAAAAAATCCGTCGGTAAACGAGGCCACTGAAAAAGTCCTTTATACAGAAAAGGTACAATCTCTCAAGATCTTTGAGAAGATAGTACCTTTTCTGTATAATTAAAGCATCAACCCGAGTAGGTGAGCCCGATGATTCAACAACAACAATCCATAACACTAAGCCCCTATATAGAACTTTATAATTTGATTATTCCCAAGGATAATATGTTGCGCCAAATCAATGAGTTGGTCGACTTCTCATTCGTGTACGAAGAACTGAAAGCGCGCTACTGTCTAGATAACGGTCGAAATGCGATCGACCCGATTCGCATGTTCAAGTACCTGCTATTGAAGGCGATCTTTGAACTGTCCGACATAGATATTGTTGAGCGCTCTCGGTACGATATGTCGTTTAAGTATTTTCTTGATATGGCGCCGGAAGAAGTGGTAATAGACGCTAGTTCTCTAACTAAGTTTCGGAAGCTGCGGCTGAAAGACATGAATCTGCTCGACATGCTCATTGGCAAAACAGTCGAAATTTCGCTGGAGAAGGGCATTATCATAAGCAAAGCAATCATTGTCGATGCGACCCATACGAAAGCACGCTACAATCAGAAATCCCCTCGTGAAATTTTGCTGGACCGCTCCCGAAAGCTGAGAAAAGCGGTCTACACGGCGGATGAGTCGCTGAAAGCCAAGCTCCCAGCAAAAAACACAAACGATGTGCTTGAAGACGAAATCGCCTACTGTCAAAAACTCATCGCCGTGCTTGAAGTAGAAGGCGGCATCTGCGAGCTTCCCAAGATCAAAGAACCGTTGAATCTGTTGAAAGAAACGGTCGCAGACGATCTGGAACAGCTACGGATCTCGGAAGACCAAGATGCACGGGTAGGTCACAAGAGCGCCGATTCCTCGTTTTTTGGATACAAAACCCACATTGCTATGACTGAGGAACGGATTATTACGGCAGCAGTTGTAACCACAGGCGAAAAGAATGACGGCAAGCAACTGCAGACGCTGATTGAAAAAAGTAAAGCCGCCGGTATAGAGGTCAAAACAGTAATCGGAGATACCGCCTACTCGGAAAAGGAAAACATTAAGTACAGCAACGAAAGTGAACTTGAATTGGTGGCGAAACTAAATCCAGCGATTACGCAAGGAAATCGCAAGAAAGAGGATGAATTCCAGTTCAATAAGGATGCAGGCATGTATGTGTGCAAGGCAGGGCATATGGCGCTTCGGAAAGCACGGGGGGGAAAGAAAGACGTTGGGGCAAACCAAGTCGATACGTATTACTTCGATGTAGAAGTATGCAAGCGATGTCCAATGAGGGAAGGTTGCTACAAGGAAGGTGCAAAAAGTAAAACTTACTCGGTGAGCATTAAATCCGACGAACACACCGAACAAATGGCGTTCCAGAGTAGCGAATATTTCAAAACCAAAGCTAAGGAACGCTACAAGATTGAAGCGAAGAACAGCGAACTAAAACATAGACACGGGTATGACGTAGCGTCATCTTCGGGTCTTGTCGGCATGGAGTTGCAAGGCGCAATGGCGATTTTCACGGTTAACCTAAAGCGAATATTGAAGCTTATGAAGTGAAAGCCCCTTCTGAATGACCTGCTATAGCAATGAAAAGACGACCAAGCAACCAAAATTTGGATGATTGGTCGTCTCTTATTTCATGACTTAGAGACAACCCTGAAAAAATCGCAAGTTCTTCAGTGGCCTCCGGTAAACGACGGATTTTTTATTTAGGCCAGGTTGAATTGAGCCTTATCGCTTGAGCATTCATAAGCTTGCAAAACTGAATCCAGTAACCCTGGAAACCTTGATTCCAGATCTTCTTTACGGATAGAGATGAAGCGCTGGGTACCTTGTATGCGAGTTCGTATGACGCCCGCTTCCCGCAAAGCCCGAATATGATGGGATAATGTTGATTTGACGACAGGGACGTCGATACACCCGCATGGCTGTTCTCCCGTTTTGTAAATTTCGGCAACAAGATGAAGACGAATGGGATCGCTAAGAGCATAGAGGACAGAGGATAATTGAATATCTGTTAGGTCTGGATGATATAAAACCTTCATTTTATAATCCCCCTTCATTTACTAAAACTTATGATTGCATTTTAACATATTACTTGTCAAATTTCTATTGTTCGATTATAATCGAACCATCAAACATGAAGCGAGGGATACTTATGTCAGACCCATCTATTTCAAAATCAAGCAGCAGCACGGCGCAGACTGTCTTGCGGGAAGGATTGGTAACCTTTCTCTTAGGAATCTCGATGGTGCTGGTCATCATGAACACAATGATGTTTAATTTGGCCCTTCCGGATGTGTCGCGTTCTTTCTCCATTTCACCTTCCGCCACTTCTTGGATTGTAACGGGCTATTCGATCGTAATGGCTATCTCATCCATAACCTACAGCCGGTTGTCTGATTTCCTACCGATTCGCAGACTATTCATTATCGGACTCGCCTCGCTTGGCATAGCCTCCATAATCGGCTTCTTTAGTAACAGCTTCGTGCCATTGCTGGTCGCCCGTTTATTACAAGCATCGGGAGCCGGTTCCATACCGGCATTGTCGCTTGTGCTCGTTTCACGTTATATTCCTATGCAGAGGCGTGGTAAAGCAATGGCAACCGTCATGTCAGCGGCTTCTCTGGGTCTTGGTCTTGGACCCGTTGCAGGTGGAGCTATTGTGGAATACATGGGTTGGCATTATTTATTCGCCGTTACCGCGATCTCGTTGATATTGATACCTTTCATTGTGACTCTTATTCCGAAAGAGAAACTGGCCAAAGGTACTTTCGATGCTTTGGGAGCACTGTTCATTGGCATTGGAACGACCGGGCTTCTTCTGTTCTTGACAAGTCAATCCTGGTTAGCTCTGGTTGCGGGATTGGCTGCTCTAATATTGTTCGTGATCCGAATCCATCGGACAGCAGAGCCCTTCGTGCAGCCAGCCTTGTTCCGTAACCGGACTTATCTAACTCTCGGCGCCGTCGGAATCGCAGCGTATTTATGCAGCTTTGCCACGTTGTTTCTGATGCCACAAATCC includes:
- a CDS encoding Ada metal-binding domain-containing protein, with protein sequence MDYQTFEAVYQAIVNHDTKYDGKYYTGVKTTGIFCRPSCRSRTPKRENIELYSSREAAAKAGFRACKRCRPDHPNPMGPDEDLSERVLAYTEAHYAKPLTLSEIASHMNISPFHMQRVFKRVKGFTPAEQLTRIRLNNATKMLAQVEPTIEQIAERVGFRNPSHFSSVFKRATGVSPSDYRKKLANGDDIE
- a CDS encoding helix-turn-helix transcriptional regulator produces the protein MKVLYHPDLTDIQLSSVLYALSDPIRLHLVAEIYKTGEQPCGCIDVPVVKSTLSHHIRALREAGVIRTRIQGTQRFISIRKEDLESRFPGLLDSVLQAYECSSDKAQFNLA
- a CDS encoding IS1182 family transposase, which codes for MIQQQQSITLSPYIELYNLIIPKDNMLRQINELVDFSFVYEELKARYCLDNGRNAIDPIRMFKYLLLKAIFELSDIDIVERSRYDMSFKYFLDMAPEEVVIDASSLTKFRKLRLKDMNLLDMLIGKTVEISLEKGIIISKAIIVDATHTKARYNQKSPREILLDRSRKLRKAVYTADESLKAKLPAKNTNDVLEDEIAYCQKLIAVLEVEGGICELPKIKEPLNLLKETVADDLEQLRISEDQDARVGHKSADSSFFGYKTHIAMTEERIITAAVVTTGEKNDGKQLQTLIEKSKAAGIEVKTVIGDTAYSEKENIKYSNESELELVAKLNPAITQGNRKKEDEFQFNKDAGMYVCKAGHMALRKARGGKKDVGANQVDTYYFDVEVCKRCPMREGCYKEGAKSKTYSVSIKSDEHTEQMAFQSSEYFKTKAKERYKIEAKNSELKHRHGYDVASSSGLVGMELQGAMAIFTVNLKRILKLMK
- a CDS encoding MFS transporter, encoding MSDPSISKSSSSTAQTVLREGLVTFLLGISMVLVIMNTMMFNLALPDVSRSFSISPSATSWIVTGYSIVMAISSITYSRLSDFLPIRRLFIIGLASLGIASIIGFFSNSFVPLLVARLLQASGAGSIPALSLVLVSRYIPMQRRGKAMATVMSAASLGLGLGPVAGGAIVEYMGWHYLFAVTAISLILIPFIVTLIPKEKLAKGTFDALGALFIGIGTTGLLLFLTSQSWLALVAGLAALILFVIRIHRTAEPFVQPALFRNRTYLTLGAVGIAAYLCSFATLFLMPQILVHRFGLSAIASGLVIFPGSLLAMLVSRRVGKIIDRYGNGSIIRYIPLLVLGSVVLFALFVSTSYISILLIYIPLSVGFTFLTSSISNEMSRILPQSQIGSGLGLFQLLQFFSGAFGVAITASALVWQKNLPLSTAYSNIYWGLAIIVLLSIGCSQLYSRFTTRAVAAQES
- a CDS encoding methylated-DNA--[protein]-cysteine S-methyltransferase; protein product: MNQCVYWDQFMPDNFQGKPFHLAATSKGLCRVMWPSESFEDLQVWADKYLPGYALIHEPSMLSNYAEQIREYFAGQRKSFDFPLDMQGTEFQKQVWQALTHIPYGSTRSYSEIADAINRPKAVRAVGTANSVNPISLVVPCHRVIGKNSTLTGFRGGLAMKETLLQLEGFDAYVNKGHERYQF
- a CDS encoding sulfate ABC transporter substrate-binding protein, yielding MSYQLKQSWKKFKNTGLLLLVVTSLVGITACGSKAETNPSATAAASNAAGGTAKAAKPSVELLNVSYDPTRELYVKFNEAFAKNWLATTGQKVTFKQSHGGSGKQARSVIDGLEADVVTLALAADIDAIQAKGFINSGWQQKLKDNSTPYTSTIVFLVRKGNPKGIKDWNDLIKPGIQVITPNPKTSGGARWNYLAAWEYALKNNNNDEAKAKEFIASLFKNVPVLDSGARDSTNTFVQRGIGDVLLAWENEAYLSLKEFGSDKYQIVNPSISILAEPPVAVVDKTVDKKGTRDVAEAYLKYLYTEEGQTIAAENFYRPRLESVAAKFKDKFPAIQLAKIDDPEFGGWTKTQAKHFNDGGIFDQIYKPSK